In Cervus canadensis isolate Bull #8, Minnesota chromosome 6, ASM1932006v1, whole genome shotgun sequence, one DNA window encodes the following:
- the ZFP36L1 gene encoding mRNA decay activator protein ZFP36L1, which translates to MTTTLVSATIFDLSEVLCKGNKMLNYSTPSAGGCLLDRKAVGTPAGGGFPRRHSVTLPSSKFHQNQLLSSLKGEPAPALSSRDSRFRDRSFSEGGERLLPPQKQPGSGQVNSSRYKTELCRPFEENGACKYGDKCQFAHGIHELRSLTRHPKYKTELCRTFHTIGFCPYGPRCHFIHNAEERRALAGARDLSADRPRLQHSFSFAGFPSAAATAAASGLLDSPTSITPPPILSADDLLGSPTLPDGTNNPFAFSSQELASLFAPSMGLPGGGSPTTFLFRPMSESPHMFDSPPSPQDSLSDQEGYLSSSSSSHSGSDSPTLDNSRRLPIFSRLSISDD; encoded by the exons ATGACCACCACCCTCGTGTCTGCCACCATCTTCGACTTGAGCGAAGTTTTATGCAAG GGTAACAAGATGCTCAACTACAGTACTCCCAGTGCCGGGGGGTGCCTGCTGGACAGGAAGGCGGTGGGCACCCCTGCCGGCGGGGGCTTCCCCCGGAGGCACTCGGTCACCCTGCCCAGCTCCAAATTCCACCAGAACCAGCTCCTCAGCAGCCTCAAGGGTGAGCCAGCCCCAGCTCTGAGCTCTCGGGACAGCCGATTCCGAGACCGCTCTTTCTCAGAAGGGGGCGAGCGGCTGCTGCCCCCCCAGAAGCAGCCGGGAAGCGGCCAGGTCAACTCCAGCCGCTACAAGACCGAGCTGTGCCGCCCCTTCGAGGAGAACGGAGCCTGTAAGTACGGCGACAAGTGCCAGTTCGCCCACGGCATCCACGAGCTCCGAAGCCTGACCCGCCACCCCAAGTACAAGACGGAGCTGTGCCGCACCTTCCACACCATTGGCTTCTGCCCATACGGGCCCCGCTGCCACTTCATCCACAATGCCGAGGAGCGCCGTGCCCTGGCCGGGGCCCGGGACCTCTCTGCTGACCGTCCCCGCCTCCAGCATAGCTTTAGCTTTGCTGGGTTTCCCAgtgccgccgccaccgccgctgcCTCGGGGCTGCTGGACAGCCCCACCTccatcaccccaccccccatcctgaGCGCCGATGACCTCCTGGGCTCACCCACCCTCCCCGATGGCACCAATAACCCCTTCGCCTTCTCCAGCCAGGAGCTGGCGAGCCTCTTTGCCCCTAGCATGGGGCTGCCCGGGGGTGGCTCCCCGACCACCTTCCTCTTCCGGCCCATGTCTGAGTCCCCTCACATGTTTGACTCTCCCCCCAGCCCTCAGGATTCTCTCTCGGACCAGGAGGGCTACCTGAGCAGCTCCAGCAGCAGCCACAGTGGCTCAGACTCCCCTACTTTGGACAACTCAAGACGCCTGCCCATTTTCAGCAGACTTTCCATCTCAGATGACTAA